In the genome of Ignavibacteriales bacterium, one region contains:
- a CDS encoding DUF2461 family protein — MSVIEPGFNGFTNLTFRFFRLLEKNNNLEWFNKNRELYQNNIVQPAKAFVTAIGPFFNQLNPAIRTEPKFNATLMRLNKDMRFAKGAPYKNYFLIHFGRFKMDSEFYVYIDKTGLSYGLFLNNSRDENLYFDKNVPKFKNDLKLVFTKYGIDGKYNLLTFEKEPTILKKNFKYEHDSDLLNKTKFILLEKFIPDGKAILFKPAFLTEMIKAFSKLYPLYCFAITPDPLRLLEEFEENLGIAT, encoded by the coding sequence TTGAGTGTGATTGAACCGGGATTTAACGGCTTTACTAATCTGACTTTTCGATTTTTCAGACTATTAGAAAAAAATAACAACTTAGAATGGTTCAATAAAAATCGTGAACTTTATCAAAACAATATTGTCCAGCCGGCAAAAGCTTTTGTAACAGCCATCGGACCTTTCTTTAATCAATTGAATCCCGCAATACGAACTGAACCAAAATTTAATGCAACCTTAATGCGCTTAAATAAGGATATGCGATTTGCAAAAGGAGCACCGTATAAAAATTATTTTTTGATTCACTTTGGCAGATTTAAGATGGACAGTGAGTTTTATGTTTATATCGATAAAACCGGTTTATCGTATGGTCTCTTCCTTAATAACAGCAGGGACGAAAATCTTTACTTTGATAAAAATGTTCCAAAGTTCAAAAACGATTTAAAACTAGTTTTTACAAAATATGGAATAGATGGGAAGTACAATCTTTTGACATTTGAAAAAGAGCCTACCATCCTCAAGAAAAATTTTAAATATGAACACGACTCTGACTTACTGAATAAAACAAAGTTTATACTTCTCGAAAAATTTATTCCTGATGGAAAAGCAATTCTTTTTAAGCCTGCATTTCTTACTGAAATGATAAAAGCATTTTCTAAACTGTACCCGCTTTATTGTTTCGCTATAACCCCTGACCCCTTGAGGCTATTAGAAGAATTTGAAGAGAACCTTGGAATCGCTACTTAA
- a CDS encoding class IV adenylate cyclase: MPLNLEVKIKVDSFSSLLRKLKFINAKYTSTLNQRDIYYKNEDALLKLRIENGKESLIRYNRNEKAKNRFSDYQVIHLMSKGTEKFFEKLFDVEVIVDKNRKLYMFDNTRIHLDDIKFLGKFIELETLVINGKRDARKRFDFLVSALDLNLNNQIRKSNFHLMKSYLKK; encoded by the coding sequence ATGCCGCTTAATCTTGAAGTTAAAATAAAAGTAGATTCATTTTCATCACTGCTCAGGAAATTGAAATTTATTAATGCTAAGTACACTTCTACTTTGAATCAACGGGATATTTATTATAAGAATGAAGATGCATTACTAAAACTTCGTATTGAGAACGGAAAGGAAAGTCTTATTCGTTACAACAGAAATGAAAAGGCAAAAAACAGGTTTTCGGATTATCAGGTTATTCATCTAATGTCAAAAGGAACAGAAAAATTTTTTGAAAAACTTTTTGATGTTGAAGTGATAGTTGATAAAAACCGGAAGCTTTATATGTTTGATAATACACGGATTCATCTTGATGATATAAAATTTCTCGGAAAGTTTATTGAACTTGAAACTCTGGTAATAAATGGAAAACGGGATGCAAGAAAGCGGTTTGATTTTCTTGTAAGCGCACTTGATCTCAATCTGAACAACCAGATACGGAAATCAAATTTTCACCTTATGAAATCATACCTGAAAAAATGA
- a CDS encoding peptidase M14, translating to MISLKEAANIFYQYYDRYMEPSLKTKWVRHSDIQPLIQNLPRENFDISAAGKSVLEKDICLLSWGKGPRKIFLWSQMHGDESTATKALFDIFNFLSSSDELDAFRNILYEKNTLYFLPLLNPDGAEYFNRRNSFDIDLNRDALSLQSPESKLLKFIFDEIKPDFGFNLHDQDEKYSVGNTKRQAAISFLAPPADFSNSVSPNRERAMQLIAGITAALSDIIPGHIARYSDEFEPRAFGDNFQKWGMSTVLVESGGWKDDEQKQFIRKLNFVLLLTAFDSITSSSYLNFETDDYLKIPENTKYLMNVVLRNLWLKINNHRVKIDIGINREQLWEEGKLYYKSTIEEIGDLSVYSGIEDHDFTGYEVLPGKISDKVFESVESLRETDKHNLLRQGITDVRISKLNTQRVFTDFTYNLRMKNLNHDLSNHIKVGEGADLIIIKNDEVKFIIINGFIYNIETNSGVIQNSIVKHV from the coding sequence ATGATATCATTAAAAGAAGCAGCAAATATTTTCTATCAGTATTATGATAGATACATGGAACCCTCACTCAAAACTAAATGGGTACGACATAGCGATATTCAGCCTCTCATTCAAAATTTACCAAGAGAAAATTTTGATATTAGTGCCGCGGGAAAATCTGTACTTGAAAAAGATATTTGTTTACTGAGCTGGGGAAAAGGTCCGCGCAAAATATTCCTTTGGTCGCAAATGCATGGAGATGAATCCACCGCGACAAAAGCGTTGTTCGATATTTTTAATTTTCTGTCTTCAAGCGACGAGTTAGATGCATTTAGAAATATTCTTTACGAAAAAAACACCTTATACTTTTTACCATTACTTAATCCGGACGGGGCTGAATATTTTAATCGCAGAAATTCATTCGATATCGATTTAAATCGTGATGCCTTATCTCTGCAATCTCCTGAATCAAAACTGCTCAAGTTTATATTTGATGAAATAAAACCTGATTTTGGTTTTAATCTACATGATCAGGATGAAAAATATTCTGTAGGAAACACTAAAAGGCAGGCAGCAATTTCTTTCCTGGCACCTCCGGCGGATTTTTCAAACAGCGTATCCCCAAACAGAGAACGCGCAATGCAGTTAATAGCTGGTATAACGGCAGCATTAAGTGATATAATTCCAGGGCATATTGCCCGCTATAGTGATGAATTTGAACCAAGAGCATTTGGTGATAATTTTCAGAAGTGGGGGATGTCTACTGTTCTTGTTGAGTCAGGCGGTTGGAAAGATGATGAGCAGAAACAATTTATCAGAAAGCTGAATTTTGTTTTACTGCTTACTGCGTTTGATTCCATAACTTCATCCAGCTATTTGAATTTTGAAACGGATGATTATCTGAAGATTCCTGAAAACACAAAGTACCTTATGAATGTGGTTCTTCGTAATCTTTGGTTAAAAATTAATAATCATAGGGTGAAGATAGATATAGGAATCAACCGTGAACAGCTTTGGGAAGAAGGGAAACTATATTACAAATCTACAATTGAGGAGATTGGAGACCTTTCGGTGTACAGTGGAATTGAAGATCATGATTTTACCGGGTACGAAGTACTTCCCGGAAAAATCTCCGATAAGGTTTTTGAATCGGTAGAGAGTTTACGTGAGACAGACAAACATAATCTCCTGAGACAAGGGATAACAGATGTCAGAATTTCAAAGTTAAATACACAAAGAGTGTTTACAGATTTCACTTATAATTTAAGAATGAAAAACTTAAATCATGATTTATCAAATCACATCAAGGTTGGAGAGGGCGCAGATTTAATTATCATTAAAAACGATGAAGTTAAGTTCATTATTATAAATGGATTTATCTACAACATCGAAACTAACTCTGGTGTAATTCAAAACTCAATCGTCAAACACGTCTGA
- a CDS encoding sigma-70 family RNA polymerase sigma factor: protein MFPIILAVIKQSRELYADFEREAIPHMDALYNFALRMTGDSDDADDLVQETYLKAFRFYDKFEKGTNCKAWLFRILRNTYINKYRKTKNEPDKVDYDEIENFYENIKTPTANDSHLEKDIYDKLLDDELSNAIASLPEDFRTVIILCDIEGFSYEEIADFVDVPVGTVRSRLHRARKMMFTKLHKYAVERGYISKQD from the coding sequence ATGTTTCCGATAATATTGGCGGTCATCAAACAATCCAGAGAGTTATATGCTGACTTTGAGCGTGAAGCAATACCTCATATGGATGCTCTGTACAATTTTGCACTCCGAATGACCGGAGACAGCGATGATGCAGATGACCTTGTGCAGGAAACCTACTTAAAAGCTTTCAGGTTTTACGATAAATTTGAAAAAGGAACTAACTGCAAAGCCTGGTTGTTCAGGATATTAAGAAATACTTATATAAATAAGTACCGTAAAACTAAAAATGAACCTGATAAAGTTGACTATGATGAGATAGAAAACTTTTATGAAAACATTAAAACTCCCACCGCAAATGATTCTCATCTTGAAAAAGATATTTATGATAAATTACTTGACGATGAACTTTCCAACGCCATTGCATCACTTCCCGAAGATTTCAGAACGGTAATCATTCTATGTGATATTGAAGGATTTTCATACGAAGAGATTGCGGATTTTGTTGATGTTCCTGTTGGAACTGTAAGGAGCAGACTTCATCGAGCCCGTAAAATGATGTTTACAAAACTTCATAAATACGCTGTAGAACGCGGATATATTTCAAAACAAGATTGA
- the dacB gene encoding D-alanyl-D-alanine carboxypeptidase/D-alanyl-D-alanine-endopeptidase, with translation MSFIKSIVFVIVTVFNISAQNEQLKFEIEKILSKLPSTTRAGILIYDPITRDTLYGKNCLESMIPASNTKLFTTAAALNYLGKEFNLSTKIFTDDDNLNDGVINGNIYLKGFGNPLFSEDDLIKSILRLKEIGITEITGNVIGDDSYFDDIYSRTDWIPDEVANVTLPPVSALVYENNKTVVARKYKRRTWNYIVNIDNPPVFISKVFRDRLLNHEINVKGSSNSGITPDDVTLLYESKVPLIELIKFINKNSDNFFAECLFKTIGAESSGLQGNSFYAQQAVLTYIRDNGIYSEGTSLVDGSGISRFDQVTVAALVGVLENMYFDLANFDDFFNSLSIAGVDGTLKGRMIGTKIQGNFRGKTGTLNGVSSLSGYLTTSEGNDLIISMIFEFSHGRASLHKRVQDEILLLLSDWQSDLSLRK, from the coding sequence ATGTCGTTTATAAAATCAATTGTGTTTGTCATTGTTACAGTATTTAATATCTCCGCACAAAATGAGCAGCTAAAATTTGAAATTGAAAAAATTCTATCGAAGCTTCCATCAACTACACGCGCGGGTATTCTGATTTATGATCCGATTACTAGAGACACGCTATACGGCAAAAATTGTCTTGAGTCAATGATTCCTGCATCAAATACAAAACTTTTTACTACTGCTGCCGCACTTAATTACCTGGGAAAAGAATTTAACCTTTCAACCAAAATTTTTACAGATGATGATAACCTGAACGATGGTGTTATTAATGGAAATATCTATCTAAAAGGATTTGGCAATCCATTGTTCTCAGAAGATGATCTTATAAAATCAATTTTACGGCTGAAGGAAATAGGTATAACCGAAATAACAGGAAATGTTATTGGAGATGATTCCTATTTTGATGATATATACTCCAGAACCGACTGGATACCGGATGAGGTTGCGAATGTAACATTACCGCCTGTCTCGGCTCTGGTTTATGAGAATAACAAAACTGTTGTCGCAAGAAAATATAAAAGAAGAACCTGGAATTATATTGTGAACATTGACAATCCTCCGGTTTTTATTTCAAAAGTATTTCGGGATAGATTGTTGAATCATGAAATTAATGTAAAAGGTAGTTCAAATTCTGGAATAACACCCGATGATGTTACTTTACTCTATGAGTCGAAAGTACCTCTGATTGAACTAATAAAATTCATCAATAAAAACAGTGATAATTTTTTTGCAGAATGTTTATTCAAAACTATAGGAGCCGAATCAAGCGGTTTACAAGGAAATTCATTCTATGCACAACAGGCTGTGTTGACTTACATTCGCGACAATGGAATTTATTCTGAAGGTACTTCACTTGTAGACGGTTCAGGAATTTCAAGGTTTGACCAGGTGACAGTTGCCGCATTAGTTGGTGTTTTAGAAAACATGTATTTCGACCTGGCAAACTTTGATGACTTTTTTAATTCGCTAAGTATTGCGGGCGTAGATGGAACCCTTAAAGGGAGAATGATAGGCACAAAAATTCAGGGTAATTTTCGTGGAAAAACTGGAACATTAAATGGCGTTAGTTCATTAAGCGGTTACCTGACAACATCCGAAGGTAATGATTTGATTATCTCAATGATATTTGAATTTTCTCATGGAAGAGCTTCCTTACATAAACGAGTTCAGGATGAAATTCTTCTCTTACTTTCTGATTGGCAATCTGATTTAAGCCTTAGGAAATAA
- a CDS encoding TIGR00730 family Rossman fold protein, protein MAKIKSPLKAYENLEFLNSSDGRSLRMLAEFLEPQTKFRKHKIVDTIVFFGSARLRSKKETLAEYNKFITMNPKTTPKFAEKLRVAQEQVKMSKYYEDAVELSKKLTEWSMSLSTEANRFIICTGGGPGIMEAANKGAKQAGGYSIGLNISIPFEQFVNKYVTPDLSFEFHYFFMRKFWFAYLAKALIVFPGGFGTMDEFFEILTLIQTEKIKKKMLLIVYDEKYWKSIINFNGLIEQGVISKSDMNLFSFCNSTAEAFHLVKNYFEKYYLSGKGLKEAEPKLHLK, encoded by the coding sequence ATGGCAAAAATAAAATCACCCCTGAAAGCTTATGAGAATCTTGAGTTTTTAAATTCTTCTGATGGCAGATCACTCAGAATGTTAGCTGAATTTCTTGAACCTCAAACAAAATTCCGTAAACATAAAATTGTCGATACAATCGTTTTCTTCGGTTCAGCACGACTCCGTTCAAAGAAAGAGACGCTTGCCGAGTACAACAAGTTTATAACAATGAATCCTAAAACTACTCCCAAGTTCGCTGAAAAATTAAGAGTAGCCCAGGAACAGGTTAAGATGTCAAAATACTATGAGGATGCTGTTGAACTTTCAAAAAAATTAACAGAATGGTCAATGAGTCTAAGTACGGAAGCAAACAGATTTATTATTTGTACCGGCGGAGGTCCTGGAATAATGGAAGCCGCGAATAAAGGTGCAAAGCAGGCGGGAGGTTATTCAATCGGTTTGAACATTAGTATTCCATTCGAACAATTCGTGAATAAATATGTAACTCCCGATTTAAGTTTTGAATTTCATTACTTTTTTATGAGAAAGTTCTGGTTTGCCTATCTTGCAAAAGCATTAATTGTTTTTCCGGGAGGCTTTGGAACGATGGATGAATTTTTTGAAATCCTGACACTCATTCAGACCGAAAAGATAAAAAAGAAAATGTTATTGATAGTGTATGATGAAAAATACTGGAAGAGTATAATTAATTTTAACGGACTAATTGAGCAGGGAGTAATCAGTAAAAGTGATATGAATTTGTTTTCATTTTGTAATTCTACTGCTGAGGCATTTCATCTTGTGAAGAATTATTTTGAAAAATATTATCTGTCAGGTAAAGGATTGAAAGAGGCAGAACCAAAGCTTCATTTAAAATAA
- a CDS encoding universal stress protein: MFKIKNILLPTDFSNLSLSAAEFAAGLCVQNDAKIHLLHVLEKTPPILTIRSLDLSEEKIKKSIEDDANESMERAIKKISTKNQLQIVPVIRKGVDFEEIIKYSEKNKIDLIVIATHGRTGILHTLLGSVAEKVIRYSKIPVLVTTPTEREK, from the coding sequence ATGTTTAAGATTAAAAATATTCTTTTGCCGACTGACTTTAGCAATTTATCACTCTCTGCAGCAGAATTTGCCGCAGGGCTCTGTGTTCAGAATGACGCAAAGATTCACCTGCTTCATGTTTTAGAAAAAACACCGCCAATCCTCACCATCAGATCACTCGACCTTTCTGAAGAAAAGATAAAAAAATCGATTGAAGATGACGCAAATGAATCGATGGAAAGGGCAATAAAAAAGATCAGCACGAAAAATCAGCTTCAAATAGTCCCGGTTATACGAAAAGGAGTTGATTTTGAAGAAATTATCAAATATTCGGAAAAGAATAAGATTGATCTAATAGTCATAGCCACACATGGACGAACCGGTATACTGCATACACTTTTAGGCAGTGTAGCCGAAAAAGTCATCAGGTACTCAAAAATACCGGTTTTAGTGACCACACCCACTGAGAGGGAAAAGTAG
- a CDS encoding methyltransferase domain-containing protein, translating into MSALVDKASFWNSKYVNSESNWDLNSPNPVFIELLKDSSIIKPGKILIAGCGKGYDAIAVAKAGFDVTAVDFSSFAIDFTRDLAAANAVKITLIEKDIFELDETVTGQFDYIYDYVTYCAINPDRRKEYAIKIASLIKPGGKFIALFFPVEKRDGGPPFGITLIDTYKIFNEYLKLEYSEKLTNSIKPRMGREVLQLYKK; encoded by the coding sequence ATGTCTGCCCTTGTTGACAAAGCCTCTTTCTGGAATTCAAAATATGTGAACAGTGAATCAAACTGGGATTTGAATTCTCCAAATCCAGTTTTCATTGAACTGCTTAAAGATTCATCAATTATTAAGCCGGGTAAAATTTTAATAGCCGGATGCGGAAAAGGTTATGACGCAATCGCTGTCGCCAAAGCTGGTTTTGATGTTACCGCCGTCGATTTTTCATCTTTTGCGATTGACTTTACAAGAGATTTAGCCGCAGCCAATGCTGTTAAAATTACACTTATTGAAAAAGATATTTTTGAACTTGATGAAACTGTTACCGGTCAATTTGATTATATATATGACTACGTAACTTACTGTGCGATCAATCCTGATAGAAGAAAAGAATATGCTATTAAAATCGCGTCTCTGATTAAACCAGGCGGAAAATTTATTGCGCTGTTTTTCCCTGTTGAAAAAAGGGATGGCGGTCCCCCTTTTGGAATTACACTTATTGATACGTATAAAATTTTTAATGAATATCTAAAACTTGAATATTCAGAAAAGCTGACCAATTCCATAAAGCCAAGAATGGGCAGGGAAGTGCTCCAGTTATACAAAAAATAA
- the rpsU gene encoding 30S ribosomal protein S21 produces MVGISLGDNESIDKALRRFKKKYERSGVLKEFKKRTFFVKPSIKKRMEKLKAARRAHRTDFMEQ; encoded by the coding sequence TTGGTTGGTATTTCATTAGGTGATAATGAGTCCATTGATAAAGCTCTTCGCAGATTTAAAAAGAAATATGAACGTTCTGGAGTTCTTAAAGAATTCAAGAAAAGAACATTCTTTGTAAAACCTTCGATTAAAAAACGAATGGAAAAATTGAAAGCTGCCAGGCGTGCTCACCGCACAGACTTTATGGAACAATAA
- a CDS encoding thioredoxin family protein codes for MLNQNTLQIGNALPSFELKGTDGKIHSTEDETEKELILVIFSCNHCPYVQAYENRIMKIQSDFEQRLKLFVINSNDDTQYPDDSFDNMKLRAKEKKINFPYLRDEDQTTAKLFGATHTPEIFLFNNERRLVFHGKIDDNWQDETKVKNQYLRNAISELLSGNEISVPETFTIGCTIKWKPNA; via the coding sequence ATGTTAAATCAAAACACCTTGCAGATCGGAAATGCGCTTCCATCGTTTGAACTGAAAGGTACAGACGGAAAGATACATTCAACTGAGGATGAAACTGAAAAAGAATTAATACTTGTGATTTTTAGCTGTAATCATTGCCCTTACGTACAGGCTTATGAAAACAGGATCATGAAAATTCAATCAGATTTTGAACAGAGGTTGAAACTTTTTGTAATTAACTCAAATGATGATACTCAGTACCCTGATGATTCATTCGATAATATGAAATTACGCGCCAAAGAAAAAAAAATTAACTTTCCATATTTGCGTGATGAAGATCAAACTACAGCAAAGTTATTCGGTGCGACGCATACACCTGAAATATTTTTATTTAATAACGAACGAAGACTTGTCTTTCACGGAAAGATCGACGACAACTGGCAGGATGAAACGAAAGTGAAGAACCAATACTTAAGGAACGCCATTTCTGAATTACTTAGCGGGAATGAGATTTCCGTCCCTGAAACTTTCACCATCGGATGCACAATAAAATGGAAGCCGAATGCTTAA